The following are encoded together in the Planctobacterium marinum genome:
- the coxB gene encoding cytochrome c oxidase subunit II — protein sequence MLSCASFAASNPQPDQYQLNLRPGVTEISQQVYELHMIIFWICVVIGVLVFGAMLWATIFHRKSRGVKPATFHESVKVEIAWTVVPFLILIGMAIPATKTLIAMEDVSSPDVTVLVTGSQWKWHYKYMDNDVEFFSLLATQPEQINNKLEKNINYLLEVDRPLVIPTNQKVRFLITSDDVIHSWWVPDFAVKKDANPGFINEAWTRVDKPGIYRGQCAELCGKDHGFMPVVVIAMEPADYAAWIADQEEIQRKAKEEEQKLLAMNMDMDELMSVGERVYVTSCAACHMPNGEGLPGVFPALKGSDIAINDMQKHIEVVVNGVAGTAMQAYGKQLSMKELAAVITYERNAWGNDTGESVQAKDVNAVLNGQ from the coding sequence TTGCTAAGTTGCGCATCGTTTGCCGCTTCTAATCCGCAGCCGGATCAATATCAGCTGAATTTAAGGCCGGGCGTCACTGAGATAAGTCAACAAGTATACGAATTACACATGATCATTTTCTGGATCTGTGTGGTTATCGGGGTGTTGGTATTTGGCGCTATGCTGTGGGCCACCATCTTTCACCGCAAGTCCAGAGGGGTGAAGCCGGCGACATTTCACGAAAGTGTTAAGGTGGAAATTGCCTGGACAGTCGTTCCTTTCCTCATTCTTATCGGCATGGCTATCCCTGCCACTAAAACGTTGATCGCGATGGAGGATGTGTCCTCTCCAGATGTGACGGTGTTGGTTACTGGCTCACAGTGGAAGTGGCATTACAAGTATATGGATAATGACGTTGAGTTTTTCTCTTTACTGGCCACCCAACCAGAGCAAATCAATAACAAATTAGAAAAGAACATCAATTACCTGTTGGAAGTTGACCGACCTCTGGTTATTCCCACCAATCAAAAGGTGCGTTTCCTGATCACCTCCGATGACGTTATCCATTCTTGGTGGGTACCTGATTTCGCTGTGAAAAAAGATGCCAACCCCGGCTTTATCAATGAAGCGTGGACTCGAGTAGACAAGCCTGGCATCTATCGCGGTCAATGCGCTGAACTTTGCGGTAAAGATCACGGTTTTATGCCTGTTGTGGTTATCGCCATGGAACCAGCTGATTATGCAGCCTGGATTGCAGACCAAGAGGAAATACAACGCAAAGCTAAAGAAGAAGAGCAAAAGCTGCTGGCTATGAATATGGATATGGATGAGTTAATGAGCGTCGGTGAAAGAGTGTACGTCACCAGCTGCGCTGCTTGTCACATGCCCAACGGTGAAGGTTTACCGGGCGTGTTTCCTGCTCTGAAAGGTAGCGACATTGCTATAAACGACATGCAAAAACATATTGAAGTTGTTGTTAACGGTGTAGCAGGAACGGCCATGCAGGCTTACGGAAAACAACTTTCGATGAAAGAACTAGCAGCAGTAATTACCTACGAGCGAAACGCATGGGGCAATGACACTGGTGAATCAGTGCAAGCTAAAGACGTTAACGCCGTATTGAACGGACAATAA
- the ctaD gene encoding cytochrome c oxidase subunit I yields the protein MSTVTDDIHHDEHHDHHDHKPTGIKRWLYTTNHKDIGTLYLWFAFIMFLIGGAMAMVIRAELFQPGLQIVDPNFFNQMTTVHGLIMVFGAVMPAFTGLANWMVPLMIGAPDMALPRMNNWSFWILPFAFLILLMSLFMEGGGPSFGWTFYAPLSTTYSNDSTALFVFSVHIMGASSIMGAINVIVTILNMRAPGMTLMKMPLFVWTWLITAFLLIAVMPVLAGAVTMVLTDKFFGTSFFDAAGGGDPVMFQHIFWFFGHPEVYIMILPAFGIISQIVPTFSRKKLFGYSSMVYATASIALLSFIVWAHHMFTTGMPVGAELFFMFATMLISVPTGVKVFNWVATMWRGAISFEIPMMFALAFIVLFTIGGLSGLMLAITPVDFQYHDTYFVVAHFHYVLVTGAVFSIMAATYYWLPKWTGKMYDVALAKWHFWCSLISVNVLFFPMHFVGLAGMPRRIPDYALQFADFNKWISVGGFAFGLSQLIFLALLIKACRKQGEPVTAQVWDGAEGLEWEVPSPAPYHTFETPPVVK from the coding sequence ATGAGTACAGTGACAGACGATATCCATCACGACGAACACCATGATCACCACGATCATAAACCAACGGGCATAAAGCGCTGGTTGTACACCACTAACCACAAAGATATCGGCACCTTATATCTTTGGTTTGCGTTTATTATGTTTTTAATCGGTGGTGCAATGGCTATGGTGATTCGGGCTGAGTTATTCCAGCCTGGATTACAGATAGTTGACCCCAACTTCTTCAACCAGATGACCACTGTGCACGGCTTGATCATGGTATTCGGTGCCGTAATGCCGGCATTTACTGGCCTTGCTAACTGGATGGTACCCTTGATGATTGGCGCGCCTGACATGGCGCTACCAAGAATGAACAACTGGAGCTTTTGGATCTTACCCTTTGCCTTCCTGATATTGCTTATGTCGTTATTCATGGAAGGTGGTGGTCCCTCATTTGGTTGGACCTTCTATGCGCCACTATCCACAACCTACAGTAATGACTCTACAGCACTGTTTGTATTCTCTGTACATATTATGGGCGCCAGCTCCATCATGGGTGCAATTAACGTAATAGTCACCATTTTAAACATGCGTGCCCCCGGTATGACATTAATGAAAATGCCATTGTTTGTCTGGACCTGGTTAATCACCGCGTTCTTATTGATAGCGGTTATGCCAGTGCTTGCCGGTGCGGTAACTATGGTGTTAACCGATAAGTTCTTTGGTACCAGCTTCTTTGACGCGGCTGGCGGTGGTGACCCTGTGATGTTCCAGCATATCTTCTGGTTCTTTGGACATCCGGAGGTTTATATAATGATCTTGCCCGCCTTCGGGATCATTTCACAAATAGTGCCCACCTTTTCTCGTAAGAAATTGTTTGGCTATTCCTCGATGGTTTATGCCACAGCCTCCATCGCGTTGTTATCCTTTATCGTGTGGGCGCACCACATGTTCACTACAGGGATGCCAGTAGGTGCAGAATTGTTCTTTATGTTCGCCACTATGCTGATATCTGTACCCACCGGAGTAAAAGTATTTAACTGGGTAGCCACCATGTGGCGAGGTGCCATTAGTTTTGAAATCCCCATGATGTTTGCCTTGGCCTTTATTGTGTTATTCACCATCGGTGGTTTGTCAGGCTTAATGCTGGCGATTACACCAGTGGATTTCCAATATCACGATACCTATTTCGTGGTGGCTCATTTCCATTACGTTCTGGTGACTGGCGCAGTGTTTTCAATTATGGCCGCTACCTATTACTGGCTGCCTAAGTGGACCGGAAAAATGTACGATGTGGCGCTTGCCAAGTGGCACTTCTGGTGTTCTTTGATCTCGGTAAATGTGTTGTTCTTCCCTATGCACTTTGTAGGCCTGGCGGGTATGCCTCGTCGAATTCCAGACTATGCGTTGCAGTTCGCTGATTTTAACAAGTGGATCAGCGTGGGGGGCTTTGCATTTGGACTTTCCCAGTTGATTTTCCTGGCGTTACTAATCAAAGCGTGTCGCAAACAAGGTGAGCCTGTAACCGCACAAGTTTGGGATGGTGCAGAAGGCCTTGAGTGGGAAGTTCCGAGCCCGGCTCCTTACCACACATTTGAAACGCCGCCGGTTGTAAAGTAA
- a CDS encoding cytochrome c oxidase assembly protein: protein MNSEKQQENKKVIIKLVAVVFGMFGFGFALVPLYDVFCAVTGINGKTSNEAAVYQNIEVDESRLVTVEFITRTNTGMPWEFETKTRRVEVHPGAMHQVDFYAHNPSQRDIVGQAVPSVSPGPAAIYLNKTECFCFEQQPLKAGAETTMPMRFYVDPALPDNITFFTVQYTLYDVTERGQEIAMNRG from the coding sequence ATGAACTCAGAAAAACAACAAGAAAACAAAAAGGTCATCATTAAATTGGTGGCCGTTGTGTTTGGCATGTTTGGATTTGGTTTTGCGCTAGTGCCTTTATATGACGTGTTTTGCGCCGTAACAGGTATCAATGGCAAAACCTCGAACGAAGCTGCGGTATACCAAAATATCGAGGTAGACGAGAGTCGTCTTGTTACAGTGGAGTTTATTACTCGCACTAACACGGGTATGCCTTGGGAGTTTGAAACCAAGACGCGTCGTGTAGAAGTTCATCCAGGAGCAATGCATCAAGTAGACTTTTATGCCCACAATCCCAGTCAAAGAGATATTGTAGGTCAAGCCGTACCTTCTGTTTCTCCTGGGCCTGCGGCCATTTATTTGAATAAAACTGAGTGTTTTTGCTTTGAGCAACAACCACTCAAAGCAGGTGCTGAAACCACTATGCCAATGCGCTTTTACGTGGATCCAGCGCTACCGGATAATATTACATTTTTTACTGTGCAATATACTTTGTATGACGTAACCGAGCGTGGCCAAGAAATTGCCATGAATCGCGGTTAA
- a CDS encoding cytochrome c oxidase subunit 3 codes for MSEQQFEKYYVPDQSPWPFVGAVALFLMAYGAGTFVIEMKNGTEGSGSLILLAGFVVLLFMLVGWFKNQIDESMSGMHSAQLGRSYRQGMSWFIFSEVMFFFAFFGALFYARVIAVPWLGGASNNAMTNEVLWPTFQAIWPLVETPGGTTTEAMPWTGLPLYNTLILLFSSVTAHIAHVALEKGERGKLKLFLGVTILLGCLFLYLQVVEYMHAYQDMGLKLDSGIYGNTFFMLTGFHGLHVTLGTIMLIVMFGRVMKGHFTHDNQFAFQATSWYWHFVDVVWVCLFVFVYIL; via the coding sequence ATGAGCGAACAACAATTCGAAAAATACTATGTTCCCGACCAAAGCCCTTGGCCATTTGTGGGGGCCGTTGCCCTGTTTTTAATGGCCTATGGCGCTGGTACCTTTGTCATCGAAATGAAGAACGGTACGGAGGGCAGTGGTTCGCTTATCTTGCTAGCCGGCTTTGTGGTTTTACTGTTCATGTTGGTTGGCTGGTTTAAAAATCAGATTGATGAGTCGATGTCGGGCATGCATAGCGCGCAGTTGGGTCGCTCTTACCGTCAGGGCATGTCATGGTTTATCTTTTCTGAAGTGATGTTCTTTTTTGCCTTCTTTGGTGCGCTATTCTACGCAAGAGTTATTGCCGTGCCTTGGTTAGGCGGGGCGTCCAATAATGCGATGACTAATGAAGTCTTGTGGCCCACCTTTCAGGCTATTTGGCCTTTGGTTGAAACACCCGGAGGGACGACTACAGAAGCAATGCCTTGGACCGGATTACCACTGTATAACACCTTAATCCTGTTGTTTTCTTCTGTCACTGCGCACATTGCTCATGTTGCCTTGGAAAAAGGTGAGCGCGGCAAATTGAAACTGTTTTTAGGTGTGACCATCTTACTGGGTTGTTTGTTCTTATACTTGCAGGTGGTGGAGTATATGCATGCTTACCAGGATATGGGCTTAAAGTTAGATTCTGGTATTTACGGTAATACTTTCTTTATGCTCACTGGATTCCACGGGCTCCATGTCACATTGGGCACTATCATGCTAATTGTGATGTTCGGACGAGTTATGAAGGGGCACTTCACCCATGACAATCAGTTTGCCTTCCAGGCGACTAGCTGGTACTGGCACTTTGTTGATGTCGTTTGGGTGTGTTTGTTCGTCTTCGTTTATATACTTTAA
- a CDS encoding DUF2909 domain-containing protein, giving the protein MTVKIIVALLLLFMIYNLFKAMMIMLKNEPGQGSMTKFIGRRVMTSAIIILLLVIAVATGIITPNPRPF; this is encoded by the coding sequence ATGACTGTTAAAATTATCGTGGCGTTACTGTTATTGTTTATGATTTACAATTTATTTAAAGCCATGATGATTATGCTTAAGAACGAACCCGGACAGGGCTCAATGACTAAGTTTATTGGCAGAAGAGTGATGACCTCTGCCATCATAATTTTGCTACTGGTAATCGCTGTAGCAACGGGGATTATTACACCTAATCCCCGTCCATTTTAG
- a CDS encoding SURF1 family protein — MKKPPLVPTIISFVAVVILLKLGFWQLGRAQEKQLLAEQKGIQEQVVFNSVQSALAAGGEHDFKRAKLTGQVDLERLLYWDNRVLDGTVGYEVLAPVTTNAGILLVNFGWLPDRDFRRSLPEVSLPEVIQQTHIVLYVPLHNQLVRQSGEPEQWPYLLQQPDLTMLNEILQTTLIPVLGYIEDPKAFGLRNNFKPVTMPAEKHIAYAIQWFLLALACALIYGFALRKKWKDERTEKTE, encoded by the coding sequence ATGAAGAAACCGCCTTTAGTTCCTACCATAATCAGTTTTGTTGCGGTTGTCATCTTATTGAAACTGGGTTTCTGGCAATTGGGTAGAGCGCAAGAGAAGCAGTTGCTCGCTGAACAAAAAGGTATACAAGAACAAGTGGTTTTCAATAGTGTGCAATCGGCACTGGCGGCCGGTGGAGAGCACGATTTTAAGCGAGCAAAACTCACTGGACAGGTAGATCTTGAGCGTTTGCTGTATTGGGATAATCGGGTACTTGATGGCACAGTAGGCTATGAGGTGTTGGCACCGGTGACCACTAATGCTGGAATATTGCTGGTGAATTTTGGTTGGTTACCGGACCGGGATTTTCGTCGTTCATTACCAGAAGTGAGTTTACCGGAAGTTATACAGCAAACTCACATTGTTTTGTACGTACCCTTGCACAATCAACTGGTTCGACAATCTGGAGAGCCTGAACAGTGGCCATATCTATTGCAGCAACCAGATTTAACCATGCTGAATGAGATATTACAAACGACGCTGATACCCGTGTTAGGCTACATAGAAGACCCGAAAGCTTTTGGGTTAAGAAACAACTTTAAACCGGTAACAATGCCAGCAGAGAAACACATCGCTTATGCGATACAGTGGTTTCTTTTAGCATTGGCTTGTGCATTGATTTATGGCTTTGCGTTAAGGAAAAAATGGAAAGATGAGCGAACAGAAAAAACAGAATAA
- a CDS encoding COX15/CtaA family protein, with product MKTLVKVSIFLTIVVIILGAYTRLTDSGLGCPDWPGCYGHMVVPKSDEAITKAEIAFPERPLEASKAWIEMIHRYFAGTLGLLILFIFIIALKNRQQQTPVKLPFVILLLVIFQAALGMWTVTMNLLPVVVMGHLLGGFTLLSLLFLLHLRMKPYRIPGGDPRVRKYGRYATLGLFILVIQIALGGWTSANYAALACTELPICEGNWYEKLNFSGAFSVPEADNYEFGAHPYDERMTMHIVHRFGALITFLYLCWLGIRLYTSAISDRVKNQSVLMVSLLGVQIALGVSNVVFSLPIVVAVAHNAVAALLLLALILLNYTLYRKA from the coding sequence ATGAAAACGTTAGTTAAGGTCAGCATTTTTCTTACTATAGTGGTCATCATTCTGGGGGCATACACTCGATTGACTGACTCAGGATTGGGTTGTCCAGATTGGCCTGGTTGCTACGGTCATATGGTCGTGCCTAAATCAGATGAGGCGATTACCAAAGCTGAGATTGCTTTCCCGGAACGTCCTCTGGAGGCAAGTAAAGCATGGATCGAAATGATTCATCGCTATTTTGCAGGCACATTGGGATTACTGATTTTATTCATATTTATAATCGCCCTCAAAAACAGACAGCAACAAACACCCGTTAAACTTCCCTTTGTCATATTGTTATTGGTTATCTTTCAGGCCGCATTGGGTATGTGGACTGTGACCATGAATTTATTGCCGGTGGTGGTGATGGGCCACTTGTTGGGTGGCTTTACATTGCTCTCTTTACTGTTTCTGTTACACCTTCGTATGAAACCTTACCGAATTCCAGGAGGCGACCCCAGAGTACGAAAATACGGTCGTTATGCCACACTGGGTTTATTTATATTGGTCATTCAGATAGCGCTTGGAGGCTGGACATCTGCCAACTATGCTGCTTTGGCATGTACCGAATTGCCGATATGTGAGGGGAACTGGTATGAGAAACTCAATTTTTCGGGCGCTTTTAGTGTGCCTGAAGCAGACAATTATGAATTCGGCGCTCACCCCTACGATGAGCGCATGACTATGCACATAGTACACAGATTTGGTGCACTCATTACCTTTTTGTATTTGTGCTGGTTGGGCATCAGATTGTACACTTCAGCAATTTCCGACCGGGTAAAAAATCAATCGGTGTTGATGGTGTCTTTGTTAGGCGTGCAGATAGCGCTTGGCGTATCAAATGTTGTATTTAGCCTGCCTATCGTTGTTGCAGTAGCACACAATGCCGTTGCTGCGCTTTTGCTGCTGGCTCTCATCTTGTTGAATTACACCCTGTATAGAAAGGCGTAA
- the cyoE gene encoding heme o synthase, whose amino-acid sequence MEKVIKNGSSSQTFQGASWRDYYEMTKPKVVLLLLLTALVGMCLAVEGTLPIQPLVAGMIGIGMLSSSAAVINHVVDRNIDGKMARTYNRPVPKGKVTPGRALAFAGVLCVVGYLILELFVNRLTAVLTFASLVGYACVYTMYLKRATPQNIVIGGLAGAAPPLLGWTAMTGEIHGNALLLVLIVFTWTPPHFWALAIHREKDYAKAEVPMLPVTHGVEFTKTSVLGYTVLLGLICLMPYLVGMSGLIYLVGATLLNIAFLVYAWKLKFAANEQTAMNTFKFSILHLMLLFVVLLVDHYFKIVL is encoded by the coding sequence ATGGAAAAAGTAATAAAAAACGGGTCTTCTTCGCAAACATTTCAGGGAGCTTCGTGGCGTGATTATTACGAAATGACCAAGCCTAAAGTGGTGTTGTTATTGTTGCTCACCGCTCTGGTTGGTATGTGTCTCGCTGTTGAGGGTACCTTACCGATTCAGCCGCTTGTAGCGGGCATGATAGGGATTGGAATGCTGTCTTCTTCAGCAGCGGTGATCAATCACGTTGTGGATCGCAATATCGACGGCAAAATGGCGCGAACTTATAACCGTCCGGTGCCTAAAGGTAAAGTCACACCAGGTCGCGCTTTGGCCTTTGCTGGTGTTTTGTGTGTTGTTGGTTACCTCATTCTGGAGCTGTTTGTAAACCGGCTTACGGCTGTGCTAACTTTTGCCAGCTTGGTGGGCTATGCCTGTGTTTATACTATGTATCTAAAGCGTGCTACGCCACAGAACATTGTTATTGGTGGTTTAGCTGGAGCGGCACCGCCACTGCTGGGTTGGACGGCAATGACGGGGGAGATCCACGGCAACGCATTACTCTTGGTACTCATAGTATTTACCTGGACACCGCCTCATTTCTGGGCGCTGGCAATCCATAGAGAAAAAGATTACGCCAAGGCTGAAGTGCCAATGTTGCCGGTAACACACGGTGTCGAATTTACTAAAACCTCGGTGCTTGGTTATACCGTATTGCTTGGCTTGATATGTCTGATGCCCTATCTGGTGGGCATGTCAGGATTGATTTACCTGGTTGGGGCGACATTACTCAATATTGCCTTTTTAGTTTACGCCTGGAAACTCAAGTTTGCCGCCAATGAACAAACTGCTATGAACACATTTAAGTTTTCTATATTACACCTAATGCTTTTATTCGTGGTGTTATTAGTGGATCACTATTTTAAAATCGTCCTATGA
- a CDS encoding SCO family protein, translating into MKQNLVIGLCALLALAAGIWGALNVAPPKTPNYAQMYPAPRILHESELTAHDGSTITPAWFKEQWTLVFVGYTWCPDICPTTLAELKGIYPDLQAISSEYPVKVLFVSVDPGRDDVPRLNEYIQFFHEDFYAATAEHKQLFPLVRSMGMAYAIAESTDKPDYLVDHSASIAIINPDAHLVGRFKPDYQPGELAISDGQQILADLPILIGSH; encoded by the coding sequence ATGAAACAAAATCTTGTCATTGGTCTCTGCGCTTTACTAGCACTTGCTGCCGGGATCTGGGGGGCGTTAAATGTTGCTCCACCAAAAACACCAAACTATGCTCAGATGTATCCCGCACCGCGAATATTACATGAAAGTGAATTAACCGCTCATGATGGTTCGACAATAACACCTGCGTGGTTCAAAGAACAATGGACACTGGTTTTTGTGGGGTATACCTGGTGCCCGGATATTTGTCCTACCACATTAGCCGAACTCAAAGGAATTTATCCTGATTTGCAGGCCATCAGTAGTGAATATCCGGTGAAAGTGTTGTTTGTTTCCGTCGACCCCGGCAGAGACGATGTACCGCGACTTAACGAGTACATCCAGTTTTTCCACGAAGATTTTTATGCTGCTACCGCTGAGCATAAACAGCTATTTCCGCTAGTACGCAGCATGGGTATGGCTTACGCGATTGCCGAGAGCACTGACAAACCCGATTATCTTGTGGATCACAGTGCTTCGATAGCTATCATCAATCCAGATGCGCATCTTGTTGGTCGCTTTAAACCTGATTACCAACCCGGAGAATTGGCGATAAGTGACGGTCAGCAGATACTGGCGGATCTACCTATTTTAATCGGCAGCCATTAG
- a CDS encoding polysaccharide deacetylase family protein yields the protein MSVFVRVFAFVFYFTAVSQAQANNSATILLYHHVSSATPPSTSITPEKFAEHLAYLEANHTVIPLQELMSKIKAQAPLPDKAVAITFDDGFRNIKENAHPLLKALDFPYTIFINPTEVGVGPGHLNWQELKQLSEEGALIANHYWDHRHMLDKATEADWLIHTKQRILKAEAAIVENLGSSPGFFAYPFGEYNKALSDLVEELELVGFAQHSGAVGYQTRLSEIPRFPAAGIYSNLNTLKTKLQTLAMPVVSASIENPVFYSPPKLEYAITLDTSDFNKGLLSCFFRGERISASWQEDTLHVSSDVTLKPGRSRVNCTAPSKTHKGRYYWHSQPWFVATKEGKFLD from the coding sequence ATGAGTGTATTTGTAAGGGTATTTGCCTTTGTTTTCTACTTCACCGCAGTTTCCCAAGCGCAGGCCAATAATAGCGCAACTATTTTGTTATACCATCACGTAAGCAGTGCTACGCCCCCCTCAACCTCAATTACTCCTGAAAAATTTGCAGAGCACCTGGCGTATTTGGAGGCCAATCACACTGTTATTCCTTTACAAGAATTAATGTCCAAAATAAAAGCACAGGCCCCCCTTCCGGACAAAGCTGTTGCCATCACTTTTGATGATGGCTTTCGCAATATCAAGGAAAATGCGCATCCATTGCTGAAAGCACTAGACTTTCCTTATACTATCTTTATCAATCCTACAGAAGTCGGTGTAGGCCCTGGTCATTTAAACTGGCAAGAACTAAAGCAGTTATCCGAAGAAGGGGCGTTAATTGCAAATCACTATTGGGATCACCGCCATATGCTTGATAAGGCCACAGAAGCAGACTGGCTGATACACACCAAACAGCGCATATTGAAAGCAGAAGCTGCAATTGTAGAAAATTTGGGTAGTTCGCCCGGATTTTTTGCTTACCCTTTCGGAGAATATAACAAAGCCCTGAGCGACTTGGTCGAGGAGCTGGAGCTGGTTGGCTTTGCCCAGCATTCAGGTGCCGTAGGGTACCAAACCCGACTCTCGGAGATACCGCGCTTTCCTGCAGCAGGCATATACAGTAACCTCAATACCTTAAAAACCAAATTGCAAACCCTGGCGATGCCAGTTGTATCAGCCTCTATAGAAAACCCAGTGTTCTACTCGCCTCCCAAACTTGAGTATGCAATAACACTGGACACCAGTGATTTCAATAAAGGTCTACTCAGCTGCTTTTTTCGAGGCGAGCGTATTAGTGCGTCTTGGCAAGAAGATACACTGCACGTATCAAGTGATGTAACGCTAAAGCCGGGACGCTCGCGAGTGAATTGCACGGCTCCCAGTAAAACTCATAAGGGTCGCTATTACTGGCACTCTCAACCTTGGTTTGTGGCTACCAAAGAAGGTAAATTTTTAGACTAA
- a CDS encoding MATE family efflux transporter gives MTFYHATRYFIALALPMIVSNIFLPLVGLVDTAIVGHLPGSHYLAGVALGSIIITQLIWVCGFLRMAVTGLSAQSSAPEQKQESISVLGNGALLALLLGVLLWFLSPFLFQMGVYFSGSNTQVVAIAEDYFFIRISVAPVSLLNLVLIGWLLGRQQHKNVMKIQIIANLLNMLLSVFLAIGLAMETAGVAIATALSECLVLLMSLFTIAKFEAQWWRRFYIAKKSLQRLLRLNRDVFFRNLCLQIFLGIFTYLGLQQGQLTAATNAVLMQFFVLIALGLDGVAYAAEALLGEASGKNSKSKFRLWIKVSLLVSSVLAICYTLVFALGFRFITHLLTDITEVQEYIQQFKIYIVFLPLVAHWCFLLDGWYVGLTQARAMLLTMLLSAGVAVSWYALHFLSLNADILWQGFLLFLLARGILLGGHFYYRLYHRYHA, from the coding sequence TTGACTTTTTACCACGCAACTCGTTATTTCATTGCATTGGCATTGCCCATGATTGTCAGCAATATTTTCTTGCCGTTAGTTGGGTTGGTGGATACGGCCATTGTGGGGCATTTGCCGGGTAGCCACTACCTGGCGGGAGTGGCTCTTGGCAGCATTATCATTACCCAGCTTATTTGGGTTTGCGGTTTTTTACGCATGGCTGTGACTGGGCTGAGCGCCCAAAGTAGTGCCCCGGAACAAAAGCAAGAATCCATTTCCGTGCTGGGCAATGGCGCTTTATTGGCTTTGTTACTCGGTGTTCTGTTGTGGTTTCTCAGTCCCTTCCTGTTTCAAATGGGAGTGTATTTTTCCGGTAGCAATACGCAGGTAGTGGCAATCGCTGAAGATTACTTTTTTATTCGCATATCAGTTGCGCCAGTATCACTACTGAATTTGGTGTTAATAGGCTGGCTGCTGGGCAGGCAACAACATAAAAATGTGATGAAGATACAGATTATCGCTAATCTGTTGAATATGCTGTTGAGTGTTTTTCTCGCCATTGGGTTAGCGATGGAAACGGCAGGGGTAGCCATCGCTACGGCACTGAGTGAGTGCTTGGTCTTGCTCATGTCTTTATTTACTATCGCTAAATTTGAAGCGCAATGGTGGCGCAGGTTTTACATTGCTAAAAAGTCTCTACAACGCTTGCTCAGACTAAACAGAGACGTTTTTTTCAGAAATCTCTGTTTACAGATATTTTTAGGCATCTTTACCTACCTCGGTTTACAACAAGGACAGTTAACTGCAGCGACTAACGCGGTTTTGATGCAGTTTTTTGTATTGATTGCCCTTGGGCTAGATGGCGTTGCCTACGCTGCAGAGGCGTTGCTCGGAGAAGCCTCAGGGAAAAACAGTAAAAGCAAGTTTCGCCTTTGGATCAAGGTAAGTTTATTGGTTTCCAGTGTTTTAGCCATTTGTTATACCCTGGTGTTTGCACTGGGTTTCAGGTTTATTACCCATCTGTTAACCGATATAACCGAGGTACAGGAATATATTCAGCAATTTAAAATTTACATCGTTTTCTTGCCTCTGGTGGCGCATTGGTGCTTTTTATTAGATGGATGGTACGTAGGTTTGACTCAAGCTCGCGCTATGTTACTCACTATGCTGTTAAGTGCCGGAGTCGCAGTATCTTGGTATGCCTTGCATTTTTTATCGCTAAATGCTGACATTTTATGGCAAGGTTTTTTGTTATTTTTATTGGCAAGAGGTATTTTGCTGGGAGGGCACTTTTATTACAGGCTCTATCATCGATATCATGCGTGA